A region from the Hippopotamus amphibius kiboko isolate mHipAmp2 chromosome 15, mHipAmp2.hap2, whole genome shotgun sequence genome encodes:
- the LOC130836267 gene encoding olfactory receptor-like protein OLF4 translates to MDLENDTHISEILLLGFSEEAELQPLIFGLFLCMYLITVFGNLLIILAVSSDSHLQTPMYFFLSNLSFVDICFTSTTIPKMLWNIQTQSKVITYEGCIIQVYFYILFVCLDDFLLTVMAYDCFLAICHPLHYMVIMNPQLCVLLVLVSWIISILHSLLESLMLLQLSFCTDLEIPHFFCEIKQMVQFACSDNFLNNMVMHFAAGLLGAVSLVGILYSYFRIVSSICGISSFQGKYKAFSTCASHLSVVSLFYCTGLGVYFSSATTHSSHSNAVASIMYTVVTPMLNPFIYSLRNNDINVALKRLFGKNTIKGLFFER, encoded by the coding sequence atggacctagagaatgaTACACATATTTCAgaaattcttcttctgggattttcaGAAGAAGCAGAATTGCAGCCCCTCATATTTGGGCTTTTCCTCTGCATGTACCTGATCACAgtgtttggaaacctgctcatcatcctggctgtcagctcagactcccacctccaaacccccatgtacttcttcctctccaacctgtcctttgtagacatctgtttcacctccaccaccatcccaaagatgctgtggaACATTCAGACCCAGAGCAAAGTCATCACCTATGAAGGCTGCATCATCCaggtgtatttttatatactgtttGTATGTTTAGATGACTTTCTcctgactgtgatggcctatgattGCTTTCTGGCCATCTGTCACCCTCTGCACTACATGGTCATCATGAACCCCCAGCTCTGTGTTCTGCTGGTACTGGTGTCCTGGATCATAAGTATCCTACATTCCCTTTTGGAAAGTTTAATGTTGTTGCAACTTTCCTTCTGCACAGATTTGGAAATCcctcactttttctgtgaaatcaAGCAGATGGTCCAATTTGCCTGTTCGGACAACTTTCTTAATAATATGGTCATGCATTTTGCAGCTGGGCTACTGGGGGCTGTTTCCTTGGTTGGTATCCTTTACTCTTACTTTAGGATAGTTTCTTCCATATGTGGAATCTCATCATTTCAagggaagtataaagcattttccacctgtgcatctcacctctctgttgtctccttattttattgtacaggCTTAGGAGTGTACTTTAGCTCTGCTACTACCCACAGCTCACACTCAAATGCAGTAGCCTCCAtaatgtacactgtggtcacacccatgctgaaccccttcatctacagtctgaggaacaaTGACATAAATGTTGCTCTgaaaagattatttgggaaaaatACTATAAAAGGTCTATTTTTCGAAAGGTAA